Genomic window (Methyloprofundus sp.):
GCGTAGTTTTTTTGGCTCACAAAGAGTGAATCCTTCACGGGATTTAGATGAAAAAACCTTAACAGCGATTGCCGAAAAAACAGGTGGGCAATATTTTCGTGCCAGAGATACCGATGAACTAAAGCAGATTTATCAACTATTGGATGAGCTAGAGCCTGTAGAAAAAGATAAGCAATTTTTTCGGCCACGTAGTGAATTATTTTACTGGCCATTAGCACTGGCATTAGTGTTGGCGACTATGATTAGTATGATGCGGTTACGGTGGTCATGAATATGAGCGAATTTCACTTTATTAGACCTTATTGGTTATTAGCGACACTGCCGTTACTGGTTTTGGTATTTTTTAATATTAAAAATAAATTACAACAAGGTGGCTGGTCGGCTGTTTGTGATGCGGATTTATTGCCGTTTATTTTACAAGAAAAAGACGCTAAACCCAGTCGTGTACCATTAGTTACCAGCAGTCTTGCAGCAATATTAACGATTATTGCTTTGGCTGGGCCTACTTGGCAGCGCTTACCGATGCCTGCTTTTAGAAATGCAGCAGCATTGGTGATTGCCTTAGATTTGTCGCGTTCGATGGATGCGGCTGATATTAAGCCTTCGCGTATAGAACGTGCACGTTACAAAATTGCTGATTTACTCAATAAGCGCAAAGATGGGCAAACCGCATTATTGGTTTATGCAAATTCTGCTTTTACAGTAACACCATTAACGGAAGATGTGGCAACCATTAAAAGTCAGTTATCTGCGTTGACCAGTGATATTATGCCAGCTCAGGGAAGTAACAGTGCTTTGGCGATTAATAAAGCAATCGAATTATTTAAAAATGCAGGCTTGACTAAAGGCCAGATTTTATTAGTCAGTGATGATGATATGCTCGCTGATATTGAGGTACCTAATGGTTACCAGCTATCAATTCTAGGCGTAGGGACTCAGGAAGGTGCGCCAGTAAAAATGCCTAATGGTGGTTTTTTAAAAGATGCGAGTGGCAATATTGTGGTTCCTAAACTGGATGTGCGGGCTATGCGGCAAGCAGCACAAGCGGGTGGTGGTATTTATCAGCAAATAACCGATACCGATGCGGATGTTGAAAAGCTTAGTCGCTATTTCGAGCAAATCGCCAAGCGTAGTGAAACGATAGATAATGATTTGTTATTAGAAAACTGGCAAGAAGCGGGTATTTGGTTGTTGTTACCAATATTATTTTTGGCTGCCTTTTCGTTTCGACGTGGCTTGTTAGCTGTATTTATATTACTAGCCTTACCACTCCCCAAGAATAGCTATGCTTATGAATGGCAAGACTTATGGCAAAGCGATGATCAACAAGCTTATCAACATTATTTAAATGATGATTATCAAGGCGCAGCAGAAAAATTCACTGATCCTGCTTGGCAAGCTGCGGCGCAATATAAAGCAGGAATGCAGGTTGCAGAAGAAGATATGCTGCCAGCTACAACAGATACTGGCTTTTATAATCAAGCTAATGTTTTGGCAAAAGCAGGTAAGTTGCAAGAGGCAATAGCCGCTTATGATGAAGCTTTAGCACTGAATCCAAATAATGAAGATGCACAATATAATAAGGAACTGGTGGAAAAGGCTTTAGAACAGCAAAAACAACAGCAGCAAGATCAAGATAAGCAACAGGACGATCAAGAAAAACAAGAATCACCAGAAGATTCGCAAGAGCAGGGTGAACAGAGCGACCAGCAAGGTGAGCAACAAGAGCCACAAGACTCTGATAGCTCAGAAGAGAGTGAGTCACAAAAATCAGATGCAGAAGAGCAAGAGGAAAGTGAGCCAGAAGCTGAAGCACAGGAAAATACAGAGCAAGAACAGCAAGAAGCTGAACAGCCTGAGCCTGAAGCGGCACAAGAGAGCTTGGCTAATGAACAAGATGAGCAGCAACAAGCGAATGAGCAATGGTTAAAACGGATTCCCGATGACCCGGCAGGCTTGTTGAAGCGTAAATTTTTATATCAATATGGCCGGCAACAGCAACCACGAAATAGTCGGCAACAGTGGTAATTTGTAGGTTGGATGAGATTATCTGGCGTAGCGCAGATAACGAAATCCGACATTTTGACGTACCCCCATGTCGGATTTCGTTTTTTAATGCTTCGCAATAAAAAATCTCATCCAACCTACACTTAACCCAGTGTTTAATAATAACTTTATCCCTAACTAGAGGTGAGCAAATGCAGGTCGGTATGATTGGTTTGGGCGCTATGGGTATTGGCATGGCTAGAAACCTTGCCAAAGCAGCCTCTTTGAGTATGGTTTGGAATAGAACCCACAGTAAAGCACAAGATCTGGCGAATGAATTACAAATACCAGTCGCTAGTTCAGTACAGCAATTAGCTGCCAGTGTCGATGTGATTATTATTTGTGTCTCTGCTGATAAAGACCTCTTGGAAATTATCCAAATGATAGTAGAGGCTGTTAAGCCAGGTACTATTGTAATAGATACCTCTACTGTCAGCAGTGCTACGGCAATAACCGCAGCGCAATCATTAGCAGGCAAGCAAGTACAGTTTTTGGATGCGCCTGTATCGGGTGGTGTTGAAGGTGCTAAAAATGGTAGTTTAGCGATGATGGTGGGTGGTGAGCAATCCGTATTAGAGCAAGTCAGGTCAGTATTAGAGGCCATAAGTGCACGTATTATTTATATGGGAGCGACGGGTGCAGGTCAAGGGACAAAAGCAGTCAATCAGGTTATGGCAGCTGGGATTAACCAAGCGGTGACAGAGGCTTTAGCTTTTGCACAAGCTGAAGGCCTGCCTTTAGATAAAGTGATCGAAGTAGTGGCGGGTGGCGCAGCAGGCAATTGGTTCTTGAGCCATAGAGGCTTATCCATGACGCAGGGGAATTATCAGCCAGGGTTTAAATTGGCTTTACATCATAAAGACCTTGTTATTTGCCAAGCAATGGCGCAACAAAATTTTGCTGATTTACCTTTGGTGCAACAAACGATTATGGATTATCAGCAGCTAATGGATGCTGGCTTTGGTGCAGAGGATATTTCTGCTTTATACCGATTAAAGCAAAAATAATTAAGATGCTATTAGCGTTGCAAGGTGGCAACAAAATAAAGCTAAGATATAAATCTTAAAAAAAATAGTGGATTAATAACAACAAAAAATAATAAAAAGTAGCTAATTTATGCTGTTTATTAACAATAATTGATTAGTTGCTGAAAAATAAGGAAAAACTAATTTTAAAAAAAAGACATTTCTACTTGTAAGGATTAGGATTTACTGCTATTATTTTTACCGTGTTACAAAATGTTGTATAAAAGATACGAATTGTTGTAATAAAAACACTTAATAAAAATAACCCTTGGGGGGGACTATGATTAAACAATTGAAAGTAGCCTTAAGCGCGGCAACAACGGCATTGGCAATAGTAGGTCTTACCGCAGCACCACAAGCAAGTGCTGACGAATTATCTAACTTGAAAGCAAGAATTTCTAAGTTAGAAAAAGCAAAAGCTGAAACAAGCGCAAAAAGCAATGGCAACATGGTCTTCTTCCGTGGTGGTTATGCTAGAAATGATACTAATCGTTTTGGTGATGTTTTAACTGACACGATTGGTGGTGCTGGTATAGTTCCACAAGCTAATGGTGAGCAAGATGGCTGGTATTTTGGTGCAGGTTTTGACTTTAACCTAAGTGATGATTTATTTGGGTTGCATGATGGAACTGAAATCCTTGCTGAATTAATGTTTGAGTACAAAGAATTTGATAGACAGACTCAAGCTTTGAACCCATTAATGACAGTTGTTAATACAGCACTTACTAACACACCTACTGGTGGTCTTGGTACGGTTACAGTTAGTCAGTTCACATTGACGGCTTCTCCAAAAATTAAATTTATGAAAGGTAGCAAGTTCAGGCCTTGGATCATTCCAGCTGGTTTCGCGCTACATGTAATTAGTCCTCCTTCTGACGGGGTAACAGTATTAGAGCCAGGCATGCATTTTGCTGCAGGTGCTGATTTCAACCTTTGGAAAGATTTTTACCTAGGTGCCGATATTCGTTATAACTTAACGCTAGGTGATACATTAGATGGTACTAATGTTAATGGATTTACAACGGGTGCTTATTTAGGTATTGGTTTCTAAGTAAACTATTTAAATCAGTTTGCTTAATAAAAAAAGGGAAGGCATTATGCCTTCCCTTTTTTTATGTCTGATTGAATTTAGTGTCATAAGCTTGGACTGCATTTTTTAATACTACCCAATAAACTTTCTCCACTCATTCTGTCTACCCTTAATTTTCAGAATCTAAATTTTCAATATGAACTACAAATCCTGGTGGACTCTTTTCCCAAGGAAA
Coding sequences:
- a CDS encoding Ca-activated chloride channel homolog is translated as MNMSEFHFIRPYWLLATLPLLVLVFFNIKNKLQQGGWSAVCDADLLPFILQEKDAKPSRVPLVTSSLAAILTIIALAGPTWQRLPMPAFRNAAALVIALDLSRSMDAADIKPSRIERARYKIADLLNKRKDGQTALLVYANSAFTVTPLTEDVATIKSQLSALTSDIMPAQGSNSALAINKAIELFKNAGLTKGQILLVSDDDMLADIEVPNGYQLSILGVGTQEGAPVKMPNGGFLKDASGNIVVPKLDVRAMRQAAQAGGGIYQQITDTDADVEKLSRYFEQIAKRSETIDNDLLLENWQEAGIWLLLPILFLAAFSFRRGLLAVFILLALPLPKNSYAYEWQDLWQSDDQQAYQHYLNDDYQGAAEKFTDPAWQAAAQYKAGMQVAEEDMLPATTDTGFYNQANVLAKAGKLQEAIAAYDEALALNPNNEDAQYNKELVEKALEQQKQQQQDQDKQQDDQEKQESPEDSQEQGEQSDQQGEQQEPQDSDSSEESESQKSDAEEQEESEPEAEAQENTEQEQQEAEQPEPEAAQESLANEQDEQQQANEQWLKRIPDDPAGLLKRKFLYQYGRQQQPRNSRQQW
- a CDS encoding 3-hydroxyisobutyrate dehydrogenase, producing the protein MQVGMIGLGAMGIGMARNLAKAASLSMVWNRTHSKAQDLANELQIPVASSVQQLAASVDVIIICVSADKDLLEIIQMIVEAVKPGTIVIDTSTVSSATAITAAQSLAGKQVQFLDAPVSGGVEGAKNGSLAMMVGGEQSVLEQVRSVLEAISARIIYMGATGAGQGTKAVNQVMAAGINQAVTEALAFAQAEGLPLDKVIEVVAGGAAGNWFLSHRGLSMTQGNYQPGFKLALHHKDLVICQAMAQQNFADLPLVQQTIMDYQQLMDAGFGAEDISALYRLKQK